The proteins below come from a single Prolixibacter sp. NT017 genomic window:
- a CDS encoding threonine/serine exporter family protein: MTELYHFLEMGVWLGFAAIGFAVLFNVPQRALPVIWLVGALGGITKLVILHFGGNIILASLAGATLVGFLSIPAAHSKHAPPLVFSIPAVIPMVPGAFAYRMMLGLIRLAGDTHADSYSDILNSAVSNGLKTLFILLSLAAGVAIPMLVTRKESAKKMKIIK; encoded by the coding sequence ATGACGGAACTGTATCACTTTCTGGAGATGGGCGTGTGGCTGGGATTTGCAGCCATCGGGTTTGCCGTGCTGTTCAACGTGCCGCAGCGTGCTTTGCCGGTTATCTGGCTGGTTGGAGCGCTGGGCGGAATCACCAAGCTGGTCATACTGCACTTCGGCGGCAACATCATTCTGGCTTCTCTGGCCGGAGCCACGCTGGTCGGTTTTCTGAGTATTCCCGCGGCCCACAGCAAACATGCACCGCCGTTGGTTTTTTCCATTCCTGCGGTCATTCCCATGGTTCCCGGTGCTTTTGCCTATCGAATGATGCTGGGCCTGATCCGGCTGGCCGGCGACACGCACGCCGACAGCTACAGCGACATTCTGAATTCAGCCGTCAGTAACGGACTGAAGACCTTGTTCATTTTGCTGTCGCTGGCGGCCGGTGTTGCCATTCCCATGTTGGTTACCCGGAAAGAGTCAGCCAAGAAGATGAAGATCATTAAATAG
- the pip gene encoding prolyl aminopeptidase yields the protein MTAESNNQPYKKGYIDVSEHHSLYFELYGNPKGIPVLFLHGGPGAGFSDKDKQFFDEERYNVIFFDQRGSSKSKPFGSIENNTTQDLIDDINKILDHLGFESVYVFGGSWGSTLALVYAIHSPARVKGLILRGIWLANRYGLDHYMNGGIKHFFPDVWERFAKLVPDGENPVSYYLTQMLSDDEELSEKYAYEWAYYEMSFYTINKIADPAESLKSFSFKSMAILEAHYIKNDCFLPEDFIMNNIDKIAHIKTSIVQGRYDFICPPAQAFRLHSKLKNSELHMTIAGHSSTDEENKNALISELERITTGNK from the coding sequence ATGACAGCAGAAAGTAATAATCAACCTTACAAGAAAGGGTACATCGACGTTTCTGAACATCACTCACTCTATTTCGAATTGTACGGAAATCCAAAGGGAATTCCGGTGTTGTTCCTGCACGGCGGGCCCGGAGCAGGCTTTTCGGACAAAGACAAACAGTTCTTCGACGAAGAAAGGTACAATGTGATTTTCTTCGACCAACGGGGCTCATCCAAAAGCAAACCATTTGGCTCTATCGAGAACAACACGACGCAGGACCTCATTGACGACATCAATAAAATACTGGACCATTTAGGTTTTGAAAGTGTCTATGTTTTTGGAGGTTCGTGGGGAAGCACACTCGCACTAGTGTATGCCATCCATTCGCCTGCACGCGTGAAGGGCTTAATCCTTCGGGGCATCTGGCTGGCCAATCGATACGGACTTGACCACTATATGAACGGCGGAATCAAGCACTTCTTTCCGGATGTGTGGGAACGATTTGCCAAACTGGTGCCCGATGGAGAAAATCCAGTCAGTTACTATTTGACTCAAATGCTGTCGGATGACGAGGAACTCAGCGAAAAATATGCATATGAATGGGCCTACTATGAAATGTCGTTTTATACAATCAACAAAATTGCTGATCCGGCCGAATCATTAAAATCTTTCTCATTCAAATCGATGGCGATATTGGAAGCCCATTACATTAAGAACGATTGCTTTTTGCCGGAAGATTTCATCATGAACAACATCGATAAAATCGCCCATATCAAAACATCCATCGTACAGGGAAGGTATGATTTTATTTGTCCTCCGGCTCAGGCATTCAGGTTGCATTCCAAATTGAAGAATTCAGAGTTGCATATGACGATTGCAGGCCACTCTTCGACCGATGAGGAGAATAAAAATGCTTTGATTAGTGAACTGGAAAGAATAACAACCGGGAACAAATAA
- a CDS encoding DUF1080 domain-containing protein → MKKLSFLFGFLILLVSCQQEKQPQFTSMFNGKDLSGWDTYLTAPYDTLQKLGLNYGDPFPDSIVFGVNNDPLGVFTVVEKDGAPAIRISGQIFGCIASQKEYENYHFHLQFKWGEKKWAPRTEAPRDCGLLYHSGGPFGVGSSTWMRSLECQIQERDCGDFYPVGAAYTDIPALPNNENRFYTYKVGAPLVTFGGDLWRCQRDKNWESLPGKWTSIDLYTVGDTSIHVVNGHKNMVLFHNRQIVDGKEVPATKGKIQIQSEGAEVFVRDMRITPITHLPKALLNQK, encoded by the coding sequence ATGAAAAAGCTAAGCTTCCTTTTCGGATTCCTGATTCTGCTTGTTTCCTGCCAACAGGAGAAACAACCGCAATTTACCAGCATGTTTAACGGGAAAGACCTTTCGGGATGGGATACCTATCTGACGGCACCTTACGATACGTTGCAAAAGCTCGGGCTGAATTACGGCGACCCATTTCCCGATTCGATTGTTTTTGGAGTGAATAACGACCCGTTGGGCGTTTTCACGGTAGTGGAAAAAGATGGTGCCCCGGCCATCCGAATTTCGGGACAGATATTCGGATGCATTGCTTCGCAAAAAGAATACGAAAATTACCATTTCCACCTCCAGTTTAAATGGGGTGAGAAAAAATGGGCGCCCAGAACAGAAGCGCCGCGCGACTGTGGTTTGCTCTATCATTCCGGCGGTCCGTTTGGCGTGGGCTCCAGCACCTGGATGCGCTCGCTGGAGTGTCAAATCCAGGAACGGGATTGCGGCGACTTTTATCCGGTTGGCGCAGCTTATACGGATATTCCGGCTTTGCCGAATAACGAGAACCGTTTCTACACTTACAAAGTGGGAGCTCCGCTGGTAACATTTGGTGGAGACCTCTGGCGCTGTCAGCGTGATAAAAACTGGGAGAGCCTACCGGGAAAATGGACTTCCATCGACTTGTATACGGTTGGCGATACCAGCATTCACGTGGTAAACGGACACAAAAACATGGTGCTTTTCCATAACCGGCAGATAGTCGACGGGAAAGAAGTCCCCGCGACCAAAGGCAAAATTCAAATTCAATCGGAAGGTGCCGAAGTTTTTGTTCGCGATATGAGAATCACGCCGATTACACATCTTCCCAAAGCATTACTGAACCAGAAGTAA
- a CDS encoding DUF89 domain-containing protein — protein sequence MDHRCYTCLVKSFDKLLESHPFPEETKEAHMKDFLRFLGTENGKMLPADVSRRNHQKIRGMLQDDDPYREIKIQSNNGLMAQYHHWKEKVQQSENSFETALRLAIGGNIIDYAANPEFDVNETFEKVLNSDFAINHSQLLREKLEQADTVLYLGDNAGEIVMDKLFLETLNHPGVVYAVRGRPVINDVTMEDAQSVGIDQYARVISNGADAPSTLLHLVSDEFLDVYRQADVIISKGQGNLEGLLGNREKSIFYLLMVKCPLIGDKLGVQKGDFVVAHNHLMKN from the coding sequence ATGGATCACCGTTGTTACACTTGTCTGGTTAAATCGTTTGATAAATTACTCGAATCGCATCCCTTTCCGGAAGAAACCAAAGAAGCGCACATGAAAGATTTTCTTCGCTTTCTGGGTACTGAGAACGGGAAAATGCTGCCGGCTGATGTCAGTCGCCGGAATCATCAGAAAATCCGTGGAATGTTGCAAGACGACGATCCCTACCGGGAAATCAAGATTCAGTCGAACAACGGTTTGATGGCTCAATACCATCACTGGAAAGAAAAAGTACAGCAGAGTGAAAATTCTTTCGAAACGGCACTTCGTCTGGCCATTGGCGGCAACATTATCGATTATGCAGCGAATCCGGAATTTGATGTGAATGAGACTTTCGAAAAAGTCCTGAACAGCGACTTTGCCATCAATCATTCTCAATTGCTTCGCGAAAAACTGGAACAAGCGGATACGGTTCTTTACCTTGGAGATAATGCCGGTGAAATCGTCATGGATAAGCTCTTTCTCGAGACCTTGAATCATCCGGGAGTAGTTTACGCTGTGCGCGGAAGACCTGTTATCAACGACGTGACCATGGAAGATGCCCAGAGCGTCGGCATCGACCAATATGCACGAGTGATTAGCAACGGAGCAGATGCACCTTCTACTCTGCTACACCTCGTTTCCGACGAGTTTCTGGATGTTTACCGGCAAGCGGATGTCATTATTTCCAAAGGACAAGGCAACCTCGAAGGACTTCTGGGAAACCGGGAAAAATCAATCTTCTACCTACTCATGGTGAAGTGCCCGCTGATTGGCGATAAGCTCGGTGTACAAAAAGGAGATTTTGTCGTCGCGCACAACCACCTGATGAAAAATTGA
- a CDS encoding ammonium transporter produces MFDKGLTAFMIIATSLVMLMTPGLAFFYGGLSCKKNILNIMMQSFVSLGITSLLWISIGYTMCFSGDLAHGTDFSGIIGNFDKAFLHGITAYTPHSADRNFPEFIFIAYQMMFAIITPALITGAFINRVTFKSYIIFLIFWQIFVYYPFVHMIWGGGILAQWGVLDFAGGITVHATAGFAALASVLFVGKRAEQGDGPNNIPLVAIGTALLWFGWYGFNAGSELNVDAITAQAFLNTDIAASASAVTWLIIEWTTGKKKPTFIGLMTGAVAGLATITPAAGYVSLDSALFFGLLAGVVCYLAVKFVEYKGWDDALDVWGVHGVGGVLGTLLLGFFGSLAVNPHGAQGILNGGSPVFFLKQLTAIILASAWGFVFTLAMLKTINVLVPVKVKLADELQGLDLVFHGEVARRQ; encoded by the coding sequence ATGTTTGATAAGGGTTTAACGGCATTTATGATCATTGCCACCAGTCTGGTGATGCTCATGACTCCGGGCCTTGCCTTTTTTTATGGAGGCCTGAGTTGTAAAAAGAACATTTTGAATATCATGATGCAGAGCTTTGTCTCGCTGGGCATCACTTCGCTTTTGTGGATTTCCATTGGTTATACCATGTGCTTTAGCGGAGACCTGGCACACGGAACCGACTTCTCCGGAATCATCGGTAATTTCGACAAAGCATTTTTGCACGGCATAACGGCTTATACGCCGCACTCGGCCGACCGCAATTTCCCGGAATTCATTTTCATTGCCTACCAAATGATGTTTGCTATTATCACGCCGGCCTTGATTACCGGCGCATTCATCAACCGGGTGACCTTTAAATCATACATTATCTTTCTCATCTTCTGGCAGATTTTTGTCTACTACCCCTTCGTGCACATGATTTGGGGCGGAGGCATCCTCGCTCAATGGGGCGTGCTCGACTTTGCCGGGGGAATTACGGTACACGCTACCGCCGGATTTGCCGCACTGGCCTCGGTGCTATTTGTGGGCAAACGAGCGGAACAGGGCGACGGGCCGAATAACATTCCACTGGTGGCCATCGGGACAGCGTTACTATGGTTTGGCTGGTACGGCTTTAACGCCGGAAGCGAACTGAACGTGGATGCCATTACCGCGCAGGCATTCCTGAATACCGATATCGCTGCTTCCGCTTCGGCCGTTACCTGGCTGATTATTGAGTGGACTACCGGAAAGAAGAAGCCGACTTTTATTGGCCTGATGACCGGGGCGGTAGCGGGACTGGCCACCATTACGCCGGCGGCCGGTTATGTTTCGCTCGATTCCGCGCTGTTTTTCGGATTGCTGGCCGGTGTTGTGTGTTACCTGGCGGTGAAATTTGTAGAATACAAAGGCTGGGACGATGCACTCGATGTGTGGGGCGTTCACGGCGTTGGCGGTGTGTTGGGAACGCTGCTGCTCGGATTCTTCGGCAGCCTGGCGGTCAATCCGCATGGAGCCCAGGGCATCCTGAACGGTGGAAGCCCGGTATTCTTCCTGAAACAACTAACGGCTATCATCCTGGCGTCTGCCTGGGGATTTGTCTTCACCCTGGCTATGCTGAAAACCATTAATGTACTGGTACCGGTGAAAGTGAAACTAGCTGATGAGCTGCAAGGCCTCGACCTGGTTTTCCACGGCGAAGTGGCCCGCCGGCAATAA
- a CDS encoding two-component regulator propeller domain-containing protein has translation MKLKAVRYFFFFCFFLSVTAPTYGNSNHVRFRRITINDGLSLSSVYCIRQDSMGFMWFATEDGLNKYDGKNFTIYRPEQRNPNSLTYKWIEQIFVAPDGILWFGSRGGLTRFDPRTETFTRFKHQPGNEFSLSSDTITTLFHDGGKYLYVGTLGGLNRIRQDSLSVERIRMPVANRRVRINTLLPENNNTLWIGTDGGLFKCDPAKGVVTQPPGLFPQGIPVSVTALAIKDSDLWIGTTDGLVHYSSVTKRTRHYRIPNSDEEHSDGQTVENLLVDGDRALWLVSSFGLSKLDFATDRLQSKIRSFASTNSLSINTNKAILRDRTGHIWYGSHGDGLYRIDPLTDEQSHYVNSPADIESLSENFINCIYEDEAGVIWVGTFGAGISIYDPNAHQVELWRHDPLEENSLPSNFVWSILEARDGTLWIGTNDRGLARYWPKNGTFTFYEHQPGIASSLSESAVRAVFQDRKGNIWVGTDGGGLNKFRPATGTFQHFRSIPDDSTTLTGNTARVIYEDKDDYLWIGTRDGLNRMDPTTGKCIRYRHESGNPRSLSHDIIFASILQDEKGYLWIGTYGGGLNRLDIQKGEFTHYRSNPNDPESLSDDNVFSIFEEKEGVMWIATNDGFNRFNTHTGKFQRFTTQDGLPSNVVYGILPDEEGNLWLSTNGGICRFNLKDYSTKNYDVNDGLQSNEFNAGAYHRGHSGKLYFGGVYGLNVIEPDKLKPVSNDAEVVITSMDVLGSEVQVKPDRDIKEEEKGIYQVTEEEGKFTLPVSISYAKAIKLNYRHRFLALEFAALKCPVGATNRFAYRMENLDMDWTHAGTRNYISFANMDAGTYVLNVKAQNSDGQWSPHQARLSIIITPPFYRTWWFMLFEFLFALGISLLIYHYLVKAKTNRLLKRQNRQIAEANRRLTESEHNLLELNATKDKFFSIIAHDLKNPFTSLLSITDLLLEDFEHADEEDKHLGMKRVNDAIKEIYSLLENLLTWSRAQTGRINFEPRPFNLSNVVYENINLHRVPAERKGIHLQTELEENVMAFGDRDMINTVVRNLLSNAVKFTGEGKKIAVQVRKNSHDVEVRVKDEGLGIAKENLNMLFRIDMKFKSKGTHGERGTGLGLILCKEFIERHGGKIGVKSKVDKGSTFYFTIPVTPEIVS, from the coding sequence ATGAAATTGAAAGCTGTCCGCTATTTCTTTTTTTTCTGTTTTTTCCTGTCTGTTACTGCTCCGACCTACGGAAACAGCAACCATGTGCGGTTTAGGCGAATAACAATCAACGATGGGTTGTCGCTCAGTTCGGTTTATTGTATTCGGCAGGACAGCATGGGATTTATGTGGTTTGCCACAGAAGATGGCCTGAACAAGTATGACGGCAAAAATTTCACGATTTACCGGCCGGAACAACGAAATCCAAATAGTCTGACGTATAAATGGATTGAGCAGATTTTTGTTGCTCCCGACGGCATTTTGTGGTTTGGCTCCCGAGGTGGACTTACCCGGTTCGATCCGCGCACCGAAACTTTTACCCGGTTCAAACATCAGCCCGGGAATGAGTTTTCCCTCAGCAGTGATACCATTACCACGCTTTTTCACGATGGAGGAAAGTATCTGTATGTCGGCACGCTGGGTGGTCTGAATCGCATCCGGCAGGATAGTCTTTCGGTGGAACGAATCAGAATGCCGGTTGCCAACCGTCGGGTGCGCATCAATACCTTGTTGCCTGAGAACAATAACACGCTGTGGATAGGCACAGATGGAGGACTTTTTAAATGCGATCCGGCAAAGGGAGTTGTTACTCAGCCTCCGGGCCTGTTTCCCCAGGGAATTCCTGTTTCGGTGACCGCATTGGCTATAAAAGACAGTGACTTATGGATTGGAACCACCGATGGGCTGGTGCACTATTCATCGGTAACCAAACGAACCCGCCACTACCGAATCCCCAACTCCGACGAGGAACACAGTGACGGACAGACTGTGGAAAATTTGCTGGTAGATGGTGACCGGGCGCTGTGGCTTGTCAGTAGCTTCGGGCTTTCGAAACTGGATTTTGCCACGGATAGACTTCAATCGAAAATTCGTTCTTTCGCTTCGACCAATAGTTTGTCGATCAATACAAATAAAGCGATTCTGCGGGATCGGACGGGGCATATCTGGTACGGTTCGCACGGGGATGGTCTTTATCGAATCGATCCTTTAACCGACGAGCAAAGTCATTATGTGAATAGTCCGGCCGATATTGAAAGCTTATCGGAGAATTTTATCAACTGCATATACGAAGATGAGGCGGGCGTTATCTGGGTCGGAACTTTCGGTGCCGGAATCAGTATCTACGATCCCAATGCGCACCAGGTGGAATTGTGGCGGCACGATCCGCTGGAAGAAAACAGCTTGCCCAGTAACTTCGTCTGGTCGATACTTGAGGCTCGCGACGGTACGTTGTGGATAGGAACGAACGACCGGGGACTGGCACGGTACTGGCCGAAAAACGGAACCTTCACTTTCTATGAACATCAGCCGGGCATTGCTTCTTCACTGTCTGAATCGGCTGTCAGAGCCGTTTTTCAGGACAGGAAAGGAAATATATGGGTGGGGACGGATGGTGGCGGATTGAACAAATTCCGGCCGGCAACCGGTACATTTCAGCATTTCCGTTCGATACCGGATGACAGCACCACGTTGACCGGAAATACGGCCAGGGTGATTTATGAGGACAAAGATGATTACCTGTGGATTGGTACGCGGGATGGGCTCAACCGGATGGACCCGACAACCGGGAAATGCATTCGGTACCGACATGAATCCGGCAATCCGCGTAGCCTTTCGCATGACATCATCTTTGCGTCCATTCTGCAGGACGAAAAGGGGTATCTGTGGATTGGTACCTATGGCGGCGGACTGAATCGTCTCGATATTCAAAAAGGAGAGTTCACTCATTACCGTTCCAATCCAAACGACCCGGAAAGCCTGTCGGATGACAATGTTTTCTCCATTTTTGAGGAGAAAGAAGGCGTGATGTGGATTGCCACCAACGATGGCTTCAATCGTTTCAATACCCATACCGGGAAATTTCAGCGGTTCACCACTCAAGACGGACTTCCCAGCAACGTGGTCTACGGTATCTTGCCGGATGAAGAGGGGAATCTCTGGCTGAGCACGAATGGTGGAATTTGTCGGTTCAACCTGAAAGATTATTCAACGAAGAACTACGACGTAAACGACGGTTTGCAAAGTAATGAGTTCAATGCGGGTGCTTATCATCGCGGGCATAGCGGAAAGCTATACTTCGGTGGTGTTTATGGCCTGAACGTGATTGAACCGGATAAACTGAAACCGGTTTCCAACGATGCGGAGGTTGTTATTACCAGTATGGATGTGCTTGGCAGTGAAGTGCAAGTAAAACCGGACCGGGACATAAAAGAGGAAGAAAAAGGCATTTACCAGGTGACTGAAGAGGAAGGGAAATTTACCCTGCCGGTGAGTATTTCCTATGCAAAAGCAATCAAGCTGAACTATCGGCATCGGTTTTTAGCACTGGAATTTGCCGCACTGAAATGTCCCGTCGGCGCAACGAACCGGTTTGCTTACCGGATGGAAAACCTCGATATGGATTGGACTCATGCGGGCACACGAAACTACATATCGTTCGCCAATATGGATGCCGGAACCTATGTGCTGAATGTAAAGGCTCAGAATTCCGATGGGCAGTGGAGTCCGCATCAGGCGCGATTGAGCATCATCATTACGCCGCCGTTTTACCGTACTTGGTGGTTTATGTTGTTCGAATTTCTATTCGCCCTGGGAATTAGTTTGCTGATTTATCACTATCTGGTAAAAGCGAAAACAAACCGGTTACTGAAACGGCAGAACCGGCAAATCGCTGAGGCCAATCGCCGGTTGACTGAATCGGAGCATAACTTGTTGGAATTGAATGCTACCAAGGACAAATTCTTTTCCATCATTGCGCACGATTTGAAGAACCCCTTTACCAGCCTGCTTTCTATTACCGACTTGTTGCTGGAGGATTTTGAGCACGCCGACGAGGAAGACAAGCATTTGGGCATGAAGAGGGTGAACGATGCCATCAAGGAAATCTATTCCCTGTTGGAAAATCTGCTGACCTGGTCGAGAGCGCAGACCGGCCGAATTAATTTTGAGCCACGCCCGTTTAATCTATCGAATGTGGTGTACGAGAACATCAATTTACACCGGGTTCCCGCTGAACGGAAAGGCATTCATTTGCAAACCGAACTGGAGGAAAATGTGATGGCGTTTGGCGACCGTGACATGATCAATACAGTTGTTCGGAACCTCTTAAGTAACGCGGTTAAATTCACCGGAGAAGGGAAAAAGATTGCCGTTCAAGTAAGGAAAAACAGTCATGACGTGGAAGTCCGGGTGAAAGATGAGGGACTGGGAATCGCTAAGGAGAATCTGAATATGCTTTTCCGGATCGATATGAAGTTCAAATCGAAAGGAACGCATGGTGAACGAGGAACAGGATTAGGCTTGATTCTTTGCAAGGAATTTATCGAGCGGCATGGCGGAAAAATCGGAGTGAAGAGCAAAGTCGATAAAGGAAGTACCTTCTATTTCACCATTCCGGTGACACCGGAAATTGTGTCGTAA
- a CDS encoding threonine/serine exporter ThrE family protein, with product MEKVSTRTKELASTLLEIGALLMSSGASTGRIRVTISRIAEALGYNSELLVTHRALMLTLVEEESQYFFSSLKRTSPHGVNFKVVSGISRMSWRVVEEGWDIPKINEEIERLRSLPHYPRLVILLLVSLAGASFCRLFGGEATEMGVAFVATFAGLFVRQESAKRSFNGYMCVFFASLTASLISGASVKWGLGGNPELAFATSVLFLIPGVPLINSFTDLIDGNIMNGLVRGANGMIISFAIALGMLGAMIIYNI from the coding sequence ATGGAGAAAGTAAGTACGCGAACCAAAGAACTAGCTTCTACACTGTTGGAAATAGGTGCTTTATTGATGAGCTCCGGTGCCAGTACGGGGCGTATTCGGGTGACCATTTCCCGGATTGCCGAAGCATTGGGCTACAACTCCGAATTGCTGGTAACGCACCGCGCCCTGATGCTTACGTTGGTGGAGGAGGAGTCGCAATACTTCTTCAGTAGCTTGAAGCGAACTTCGCCACACGGCGTCAATTTTAAAGTGGTTTCCGGTATTAGTCGAATGAGCTGGCGGGTCGTGGAAGAAGGATGGGATATTCCGAAAATCAACGAAGAGATAGAACGGCTGCGAAGTTTACCGCATTATCCCCGGTTAGTCATTTTATTGCTGGTTAGTCTGGCCGGCGCTTCTTTCTGCCGTTTATTCGGCGGCGAAGCGACCGAAATGGGCGTTGCTTTTGTGGCCACCTTTGCCGGGTTATTTGTCAGGCAGGAGAGTGCGAAGCGTTCCTTCAACGGTTACATGTGCGTTTTCTTCGCCTCCCTCACTGCATCCTTGATTTCCGGTGCCTCCGTGAAGTGGGGACTGGGCGGTAATCCCGAGTTGGCTTTTGCTACCTCGGTGCTGTTTCTGATTCCGGGTGTACCGTTAATCAATTCATTCACCGATTTAATCGACGGAAACATTATGAACGGCTTGGTGCGTGGGGCCAACGGAATGATTATCTCTTTTGCCATTGCATTGGGCATGTTGGGAGCCATGATAATTTATAATATTTAG